Within the Achromobacter spanius genome, the region AGACCAGGGCAGATACCAACGCCGCGGTACTGGACGCCATCTCCGTCGACATCGGCGCGATCGCGGCAGCCGCGGCCCGCGCGGCAGCCGACGCCGGCGCACTTCCGGCCCAAGTGGGCGAAATCACTAAGGCACTGAAAAATGCGAAACCCCTTCTTGCTGGCTGCCGTCCTGATGATGTCAGGGTGCGCAGTCTCACCGACGCAGTACGTGCCGCGCGAGGTGCCGCCGCTGGACCGCAGGCTAGCCGAGCCGTGCCCGCCCATCCCGGATCCGCCGCAAAACCCTGACAGCTACGACGACTGGCAGGTCTGGGCGCAGGGGCAGGTGCTGGTGCTGTGGGGGCTATGCGCGTCTCGGCATCGGGAGACGGTGCGGGCGTGGCCCAAATGAAACAGGCGCATGCGGCGCCTGTTTCCGTGTCGGGCATACGCCATTAGCTCTTTGCGTCCGTTGGGACGGCTGAGGGAGATGAGGGAGATGAGGGAGATGAGGGAGATGAGGGAGATGAGGGAGGCGTCGGCTTAGGTATGCTGCCGGTAGCCGCCTTTATCGAGTCTTGGATGGCAGGGGTGGCGACGGAGCTTATTAGCTGCCAAAGATTATTGGCGAACCATCCGCCTACCGATCCGCAAATGATCAAAAGTGCGGCAAAGGTCGATATTTGTATCTTGATCCAGTGGACAGATTTGTGCAGGTCCTTCAGATCCCCCGAGACCTGCTTGTGGTCATCTTTCGCGCCAGTGCTGGAGTCCTTCACTACACCCTTAATTTCTTGGAGAGCCCGATCGAGTTGACGTTCAGTTGCTGTGCAGTGGTCGTCAATCGTCTTGGACAGGGCCGAGACATTGCCTTGAAGAACTCCGACCGTCTTCTGCAGCTCCATGACCGTTTGGAGCGTGAAACTGTGGTCATGTGAAGGAAACGTCGGAGCAGAAGATGGCATCTGCCCCGGGGCGCCCATCGCCTGATTGACATCACTTGCGCGAGATCGTGACATTCTTCACTTTTCCCAGCGAGTTTGGATCCACTCCCACACATCGGTGGGCGCGCGGCCATAGTAGCTCGTGATAGCGAGGACCATCCCTAATCCTCCAGCGCCATCCGGAGTGATACCCAACTCGTTCGACAACTCGAGAGCAGTTCCAGGGAACGACACAAGCCATTCACCGTTCAACAGTTTCTTGTGCGCTGCCGGGAATTTCGATTTGATCGAATGTTCTAGGACCTCATGCAAGCCGGTCGGAATGACGACAAATACAGTCATGGTTGACCCTCGGGTAGGCTTGGCACGGTTGCTCCTAATTGATACATATTTGCTACTTTGGTGCGAAGCATACCATTTCAAGGTCTCGGTTCATATTTGGAAAAGTACAGAAAGCGGGCTTAGTTAGCAGCACTCGGGTGGTCATAAATCAGCCCGGTCGTCGTAAGGCATTCGATTCGGACTAGAGCTCTAACATACGCTGCCAGCCACTGCATCCTCCACCCTTGGTAGTAGCGCCGGCCGTCGATTTCTTCGAAGCCGACGACCATCATGCTGCGGTCCGATGAGAAGGTCAGCAACTGAGGGTTCAGCAGATCGGGGATTGCGCTCGGCACAGTGGCGCCGAACTTGACCATGGAGTACATGCGAGCCGTGCCGACTACGGGCTGGCCCGGGTAGTTGCCGCGGCGACGCTCGCCCTGGTGATGGGTGCGCAGGACGGAGCACTGGAGCAGCTTGGTTGGACGATTTGCCGCGTCTTTCTGGATGGCATGTGGCAATACGAACTGTGGTTCAGCCGCGGTGACGTCGGCACGATCTACGATGCGCGCGTCACTAGCGGCCGCGCAGGATCTGTACTATCAGAAGCTAGGCTAGGACTGCTTAGATTGAGGCTTGGCGACGAGCCTGTCGGAAGGGAAGGGCGCCAGAAAGTGTCGGCTTTGCTTGTCGCTGGCCGTGAGCCAATCGCCGTAGGCGCCCTCGGGCAGAATGACGACTATCCGCTTTTCCTTGTTCGGCTGGTGGAGGTGCTTGAACAGGGGGGGGCATCGTCCGCGTAGGTGGTCAGCATGGTGTAGCTCTTCTGCCACTGACCGGCGGCGCCTCGCCAGCGATCCCAGAGGGCGGCGATGCCAAGCGGTGCGTCATTGGTTCGCGTAGAGCTGGCGCTGACTGACTTCTTGCTGTGTCCTTCGCCCACCGGCTGTCAATCGGGGGCGAAGATCGCGTCGGCCGGGATGATGCATTGCTGCTCGCGCCGCCAGGCATTCCTGAATGTGAAGGACCTGGCGGCTGTCTCGCTGCGGGCATTTAAGGTAGACAGTTTGCAGGCCTTGTTCAAGCCGTCCCCTTGGTCGTGGCGCTGATCCCCCCCAGCGGCCTACAACGGCCTCCCATTCGACGGATGCCCACGCCCTGATTGACCACTACCATCCCCGCCCGCCACGTTTCTCGTACTAAGCTGATATATCGAAATGTATCTGCTAATCTATCTGGACGACACACCTTGGTGGTGTATATCTTCCACTTCGACCCGGCTAGCCCATGCCAAGGATCACTGAAAACGAACTGCTGTTAGTTTCGAAATCCAATCAGGAGACTCTGAGAGGATTCGCTCGAGGCGTTCAGCTGACCACTCGGTCTGGTAGGTCAATACATGAATTGCAAGTTCGCGTGGCACTGGATCGACTAAAGCTGGCCAATCTCCATCTGAGGCAGGCAAGTGCTGCAGCACGGGCGAAGGCCCCACACCATCGCGCGACGGTGAGCAGGGCTTACTATGCTATGTACCATGCCGCTCGCGCTGTCACATATCTGGCGATCGGAGGTGACGACCATGAGGGGCACTCAGTGCTTCCGATGAAGCTCCCCGCGGATTTTCCTGACTGTG harbors:
- a CDS encoding SOS response-associated peptidase family protein — protein: MNKACKLSTLNARSETAARSFTFRNAWRREQQCIIPADAIFAPD
- a CDS encoding HEPN domain-containing protein, whose translation is MPRITENELLLVSKSNQETLRGFARGVQLTTRSGRSIHELQVRVALDRLKLANLHLRQASAAARAKAPHHRATVSRAYYAMYHAARAVTYLAIGGDDHEGHSVLPMKLPADFPDCDEWKNRLKIARLERNRADYDPYPAGDVEFSDSAGELLQNARMLVKLSRAYLHSKT